In the Vespula vulgaris chromosome 9, iyVesVulg1.1, whole genome shotgun sequence genome, AATATtgagaaaaagttaaaaaaaacaaaggagtattatctattaataaattatattttctttatcgaccAAGTCTTCGTATCGATATAGAAGAAAACGCGAGGTAGAAAAACCGTCGATAATACGAAGATTTTCTACAATTTGTTTtgcgtgaaaaagaaatttcttttttcgtgatAAAAACTGGCGGTGTTTGTCCATGTCGATAAAAGATGGAATATCAAGGGATTGCAGTTTTTCGATTAATAACGCacaaagtttttttttgtggCGATATTTGCcatctgtaaaaaatattttcaagaacgCATATCAGTACGCTAAATAAAGCAGCAATTGAGAGCATTGAAAATACGATATGTATATGATCATATTCGACAGCTCGAAAGTCAGTCCATTGAGGCTGTCCTAAAATGTTgtcctgttttttctttatccattttttttcaaggTAATCTAATATACCGACTGAACGGAGACGCATCAAGCTGAAACAAAGTAGAAAGATCCGTTTAAATcgaaattctaattttattttactttcgttgTACTCAAATATAATTTGTGAAGGCATAATTcatcaatattaaattttcattgttttataaatataaaaagaaagaaaaataagaagactATAGTAAAGGAAAGCAAGTACAAAAGAGACAACTCACTATAGATCAatgatctttttatattttgaggATCTGGCATGTTGAAAAGCTAATTTTAGGGTCCAATATGGTTGAGGTAATTGCACGTAGTGACATTGGTTTAGTACTTGTTGATAAATTGATAGGAAAATATCTGGTCCTTCTAAATAAACAAAACCAGGAGTACAAAGGTTTGAGCCAATAGTAAACATGTCCATCATATCAGGACAATCTTTATTCACTAGATCTTTCCATTCCGGCATTAAATCCTCTCCTCTTAATCCATTCTATAAGCAGAATGTATTTTGTTATAGTTTTTATCTTTACGATTGTGCAAATCTCTCgctaattttatgtatatatgtgtataaataaataaataaataaataaataaataaatatataaataaataaataaataactatatacatatatatacgtaccaCTGTGAAATGGATGTAAGCACCGCTATTGTTTCTTACACATAAAGAATGAGTACGTTTTTCGGCAACATCTTTTAAACTAGTAAGAGGTACAGATGTTATCCCGATTGTTAAATACGAAGTCAATGTACTGCTAAATCCACAAAATAGTGACATTCCCATAAACAAAAACGAGAGGATCGTCAAACGTAACGACCAGCTCGACGGAATTTTCTGgcaacctttttttttattagaacaaAGGAACGAATGTGTCAGAAGAATGTCTggacaaaatattaattttttaaataatatataacatgttATATATGATAAGTACCTTGACCACTTATACCACTTAGAACGTAAAGGAAGACGAACGAAGGAGACGAGAGTTCGTCGTCGCATTCAACGTCGAATTCACAGATGGTTTTTCTCAATGCATTAATTCCCATAATGATAAATACGAtacaaacaataaataatcctGTTACTCTCCATAGATTCCGACTGAAAATACTAGCGTACCACCACGTTGAAACTCTCGTACCTTCGGATTGCACGAATAGAGCATAACTGCCGGTAACAAAAACTTATCAAGGATCTcaaatttcttaatattatatacatatatatatatatatatatatatatatatatatatgtatatatgtatgtatataatattaaaaaaagaagagtactGATGACAGTAagcgaataatatttattttgtctttgtttcttttttatttcttttttgaagaaTAGAAGTTCATATATGTTACTTACGTATTTCTTGATTTCGACTTACTAGTTGGTCGTGATCGGAATACTGTAAGTGTAATAACCGGAGGTGTAGGAGTAAATCACCGTAGCTTCCAAGAGTGCGTGAGCTCGACCATTCATCAGCGTCCAGCCGGCCCACGATCCCGCTCTATGGTAAATTGTCCTGCATTTTCGACGAAGAAACGCTTTTATTACGGTGTGAGCGCACCCAACGGTGTTaacgcttctctttctctctttccgtctttcgCGAAGCGTGATACTATACTTA is a window encoding:
- the LOC127066377 gene encoding uncharacterized protein LOC127066377, with the translated sequence MGINALRKTICEFDVECDDELSSPSFVFLYVLSGISGQGCQKIPSSWSLRLTILSFLFMGMSLFCGFSSTLTSYLTIGITSVPLTSLKDVAEKRTHSLCVRNNSGAYIHFTVNGLRGEDLMPEWKDLVNKDCPDMMDMFTIGSNLCTPGFVYLEGPDIFLSIYQQVLNQCHYVQLPQPYWTLKLAFQHARSSKYKKIIDLYLMRLRSVGILDYLEKKWIKKKQDNILGQPQWTDFRAVEYDHIHIVFSMLSIAALFSVLICVLENIFYRWQISPQKKTLCVINRKTAIP